TCCCCCAGACCCCGGGGCAGTTCCCAGGCTCCAAAAGCTCTTAGGGTCCCAGAATCTCACTGCTCCCGCCCCAACCCCTTCTGGGCTGCCCCGCCCCGGCCTGAGGCTCCGTTCCTGCTGCTTCACCCAGTCCCTTTCTTGTGGTAAGGCAGCCCGAGTCTGAGTAGGCACCCGGGTCCTCCTCTTCCTTGCCTCTCCCAGATTTTCAATGCTATTTCCCTGGTCCCAGAGTCGGAAGGTGGTAGGGTCAGCTGAGACCTGCTTGGGGAAGGCCCTAAATCATTGGCCTCCTGCACCCCGGGCCCCACACGGGCAAGGTTCCAAGGCTCTAGGGATAGATGGAGAGAAGACTGGGACCTTCGGGTCACAGATTTGTAGTAGAGAAAGGGGTGGAAGGGGGTGGAAGTTGtaagctcttctcttctcttctcttctcttctcttctcttctcttctcttctcttctcttctcttctcttctcttctcttctctcctctcctctcctctcctctcctctcctcttcttttctcttctcttttcttcttttttttttttttctttttaaaaaggggtcTCATTGCGTAGCCCACGCTGCTGAAGCCTTCTGTCTAAGGCTCTTGCGTTGAGTACTGGGAATATTTATTAGCCAGTTCCCACCAGGCCcagctccttccctctctcccttccttcttttgctgtgtagcctaggctggcctggaactctgcatTCTTCTGCTTCAACTTCCTGAGTGGCTAGATTAAAGACTTGCATCACCACACCCGGGCCAGGTCTTTAGGTTTCTGCTGGGCCTTAGGTTTCTAATGTTTTAAGAATGAGAATGGATTCCCAGAGGGACTGCACAGAGTGTGTGGGCTGCATAGAGTGTGTTTGTTGATTGAATaattaaatgaacattttattctagTCACTGATCCAAGTTCAGCTTGCTTTAAATGAGAGCAGGCTCTGGACACTAGCTCAGAATACTTGGCTGGACATTAGAGGTGCCTATATGTCCCgtcccctccccgctccccctcccctgcttgcCCTTGAGTTCTGGGTTAAGGGATCCTTCAAGCTCGGGTGCTGTCTCCCTTAGGGAGCTGCGGTTAGATTTGACTGAGTGTCTAACAAGCATCTCTGGGTGATCTCCTTCTGTGGTAATTCCACCCCTCCCAGCTTCATATGGAGGGAAAAGgaggtgggtgagggagtgggcCAACCAAGCTAGTCAGGGAGCAGGGGAGTGTGTAGCAAGGTTAAATGCCTTTCCACATCGGTGGTACAGCAGGTCTGGGATtggctctaggaaaaaaaaaaaaaaaaaaaaaaagctcaggccTTATTTTGGGCTTTCTGAAGAGCAAAACACCTCAAACAGCCAGCAGCAGACATATCCTACCTACTGTACCCCATCTGTGTCCTGAGTTAGACTGGAGCTAAGACGTCTCCAGATTGTCCATATAGGTTGGCAGCAagtctgcggggggggggggggggggggggggggggggggggggggggggggggtgaaggtcCAGACGGCTGTGTGGAGATGGCTCCGGTGGCATTGGGACCAGCCCAACCCCCGAATAAGCTGAGTCTTAAGGGCGGGGTCACTTAGTGGAAAGGCCATCCTGTGCCCTGACCTGGACTTTCACATCCATTTCTTCCTAGCATTCCCAAGCTCTAGTCCTCACCCAGAGGCACGCCCCTTTTCCTGATAGGGGCTGGGAAGGAGCCCGTTGCTGAGAAGGGATCTCGGTTAGAAGGGAAAGTAAGCTCTTGCTCACATCTCATCCTTGCGTCTTCTAGGTTCCATCTGAGGTACCCTTGACCGTCCCTGCCTTCATTCCACCCCGGATCCCGGCAATGCTAACCGCTGTCTGTGGCTCTCTGGGCAGCCAGCACACCGACGCGCCTCACGCTTCACCGCCGCGCCTCGACCTGCAGCCTCTCCAGACATACCAGGGCCACACGAGCCCGGAGGCTGGGGACTACCCCTCCCCGCTGCAGCCTGGAGAGCTGCAGAGCCTCCCGCTGGGCCCTGAGGTAGACTTCTCACAGGGCTATGAGTTGCCAGGGGCCTCCTCGCGGGTAACCTGCGAGGACCTGGAAAGTGACAGTCCCTTGGCACCGGGACCTTTTTCCAAGCTCCTGCAGCCGGACATGTCACACCACTATGAATCGTGGTTCCGGCCGACTCACCCAGGCACGGAGGATGGCTCGTGGTGGGACCTTCATCCCGGCACTAGCTGGATGGACCTCCCCCATACTCAGGGAGCGCTGACCTCACCTAGCCATCCGGGGGCGCTTCAGCCTGCTTTGGGAGGATACGTCGGAGACCACCAGCTCTGTGCTCCGCCGCCCCACCCGCACCCGCACCACCTCCTCCCAGCCGCTGGTGGGCAGCACCTTCTGGGGCCACCCGACGGGGCTAAGGCCTTGGAAGCGGCCGCACCAGAGTCCCAAGGGCTGGATTCCAGTCTAGATGCAGCGGCCCGACCCAAAGGCTCCCGGCGATCTGTTCCCCGCAGCTCAGGGCAGACCGTGTGTCGCTGTCCCAACTGCCTGGAGGCGGAGCGACTCGGGGCTCCGTGCGGGCCCGATGGGGGCAAGAAGAAGCATTTGCACAACTGCCACATCCCAGGCTGCGGCAAGGCATACGCAAAGACGTCGCACCTGAAGGCGCACCTGCGGTGGCACAGCGGCGACCGACCCTTCGTGTGCAACTGGCTTTTCTGCGGCAAGCGCTTCACGCGCTCCGATGAGCTGCAGCGCCACCTTCAGACCCACACCGGGACCAAGAAGTTCCCCTGTGCGGTCTGCAGCCGAGTCTTCATGCGCAGCGACCACCTGGCCAAGCACATGAAAACCCACGAAGGCGCCAAAGAGGAGGCTGCGGCGGCGGCCCAGGGCGAGGGCAAGGCCGGTGGCGTGGTGGAGCCACCCGGGGGCAAAGGCAAACGTGAGGCCGAAGGCAGCTCAGCGTCCTCCAACTGAGCCCCATGGATGTCGCATCCCTGCTGTTCTTtatttggggggcagggggaagggggcgGCCTGAGTAAGAGGAAGGTGGTTATTTATCGGTGATGAGAGGACAGGGAAAGGGACGCTAGGGGTTTTTAGTCTCGGGGGCTACATGGGAGGCTGCTTGGATATTTAGGCTGCCAGGAGCTGAACACGCCCcttgcttcttccctttctcactATTTCACCCTCCCCTGAGTTGCTAAGAGTTGGGATGGAGCGCCCCTACCATGTGGAGGGGTTCGCATAGTAGAGATGGCATGTCCCAGAAGCTGAGGGAAATCGAGATTGGGTCGGGGCGTTGGGGGAAGCTGTCTGGACACGTCTTTAGTTCCTGGGAACCCGGACATAAAAGCACCTTGGAGCCGCCCTTCAGCCTAGGTCTCTTTcatcccctcttctggtgctgcTCCCTCTAAAGTTTCCggagagaaagcagagatgaggtgtgtgtgtggggaagcCTGGGGTGGTTCCCCTTAAGAGGCTGTCTACCTAGCTTGGAGGGTTATTAGTATAGAAAGAACTCCCTTTGGTGAGTTTCTTCTAAACCCTTCTGGATGGTAGAGATCAGCTCAGCTCTGCAGCCAGGGCTTTGAGCTGGAGGTCAGAGCTGGATGGCATAGGGGAGGGATCCAGCAGAAAAATCCTCTTACAAAGTGGAAGAGCTAGCCGCTCCTTTCAACTCGAATTCAATCCTTAACTCTTAGaccttgtaaaagaaagcaaactcagCAATCCACATTCCCCATCCATTCCCCTAGGTAGTTTCCTGAAGTCAGCTGCCAGCACTAGCTCCAGAGTTGACAAAACAACCCCCAACCCACTCCCAGGTCCCCATCCCTTGCTTTCCTGTTGGGGGTGGAAGGGAGAGGGGTTGTCCTAGCAGAAGGATTACAGCAGAAAACCCTGCCTGgactccccttccctctctttcttagCTTGACCCTTCCTTTCCGTGTTCCCTCCATTGCTATAGAGTCCTCCCCAGTAGAAAATCTCCTTCCATGTGAAGAATATTGTTCCCCCACTGGAAGGGATTCTGGGAagctgtctctctgtccccttctTTAGATTCTAGAGATACATTTGGGTTTTGATCATAGGATGAGAGGGTAGACTTCTGCCTGGCAGACTGCAGGACCCTGGGGCTGGGGGCACTCTCAGGTTTGAGGTAGAGGCCTTGAGACCCTCCGACCccactcttgctctcttctctccacccAGAACCCTCTGCAGGGAATAGCTGTGTGTTGATTTTTAAGTTATAAGCAAAgggtattttatttaataattagggtgtgagtgtgtgtatgcgtgtgttgTCTGcacctgtatgtgtgcatgtatgtgtttctctACTGAGCCTGGGGTCTCCTGAGACCCCATCTTGTTGTTCACCCCATCCAAGACCTGGGGACAAGAACCTCAGCATCTTCCTCTCTGGGGGATGCTGGAGCCCAGTCCAAGGACTGGGACCTGTATGGGAAGTAGGGGCTGGGATCTGGGTAGGAATATGTTTGTGTAGAAAGGCCTCCTCCTTAGAAGGGACAGAGTGACTCCCTGTGGGACTTAGGGGCCTGAGATAGTTTAAGAATAAGGTTCTTTCTGtgttctccctctttccccacctCCTGTGAACCTAGCCAGAGGTTCCCTTTCTTACAAAGAAGGCTGCAGGCAAGAGCGAAATTGGCCATGCCCTGCAGGTTGCCTAGCTAGGTGCAGAGGGGCTGAAAGGAGGGCACCGTGGGTGTGGGATGCCTTCTTCTCCACCCATCGAAACTAGCCACCTCTCCCTGCGCTACCAAGACAACCTTTTTTCAGTGACCATGCTTAGGGGGAACTCCTCCATGGAGTATTAGGGGGCACGGAGATGCTCCCCTTATAGAGGCCTTGAACCCTAAGGTCTGCAGGTGGGGCTCGGATAGGTTTTTGTCTGGCCTGCTCTTTATCAAATCTAGGTTTCTCAGCTGCCTGTCCTTCCAGGCAGCCCCTCTAGAGGAaaatgtaggatttttttttttttctttaactgctGTGAACCCACTTGGGGGcgaggaggaggcagaaacagccTGTGTTTTTTATGCAACAATAAAGTCATCAACCAACCACACTCTTGCTTTGTTTGTCTTTCAGTTCAGCCTCCTATTTCGACTCCATCCCTCTGCAGTGAGGACTGGGTAGGGGGATCTTTGGTCAAGCGTCACCTCTTTTCAGTTGGAAAGATCTGAGATGAGATCAGAGCTCAGATCTAATCCTATCCTGGAAGGAATGGCTCCCTCTGGCTCTGTAGTCTCTTGGTGTTCATCTGTGGACATGAGATGTTTCTAGATGATTCTTTCCATAGAAGTCCCACGTCCCTAAaggtccctctccccacccccacccccatgggaGCATGCATGTCAGCCGGTCCCTCTGGCTGTGAGGGAGGTGGGGGGGTGACTGACAGTGATTTCTTCACCTAGGGTGATCCCTATCAGAGACAAGGCGATGAAAGGCAGCCAAGATATCTGATGGGCAGCTGCCCAGCTGGAAACCGTGAAGGAAAGGTTGCTACCACTACTCAAAGCGAGAAACCTGCCAGGGTTACTCAACCACAGGGTGCACAGACGCACCCTCACGGGACTCACTATCTTCAGAGAGACTGGAAATGCCCATCCACTGTTGGTGCCTTATTCATGTCAGTGAGAAAAAGTCTCATGACTCCAGAGGACCGGTGCGTGGAAGGTGACAGGGAATTCGTTTTGTTTTCTCGTATATGTAGGATAAGGTTGGTCACCGTGCACTACCTAGTGTACCTTTAACTTGCTTTTCTTTGAATCTATTGTTTTCTCATCTTGGCGTTCCTATCCCTTATGACCCCTAACCCAATTTCTCCTGCCAAATCTGGCTCTCAGGATGGCCCATCCCATCATCCGTCTGAGAAATTTGGGGGCCTAGAGTTTTCAGGGAAAGTTGGAAAGGGGCATCAGGACGATTTAGGGGCTGTGGAGAAAACCTAGACTGGTAGGGGTGGCGGGAGAGGGGGAGCCTGTTTCCATCGGTTGCTGAATTTAACAGTTCAGAATCTTGTTTACCTGTGACGGCCTGCCTGAGGCTCTCCTGCAGGGCGCctcttttgttttcctggttcTGGGGGAATTAGACCCCAGAAACCTAGTGAGTCCCCTCCTTTTCCCATATCTGCCTCCAGGGACAGGAGGGCAGCTGTAGGGCCGGCTGGGCTTGTCTGGGCAGGGCCCgggccctccctcctccccttgcaaCTCCTCCAGCTGACCTGCATTCTTAGCAGGGGCCTTTGGTGGGGCTCTGATGCATGCTTGATCCTCTGCAAtgcagcctggctggcctgggccCCTGAAGGAGCTCGGAGTCACCTCTGACCCCTCAGACGTGGCACCCCAGCAGGATCCCATTGTACgggagaggctgggagggagggaaatcatCATGTTTGGATTGACCCTCTGGACGACTTCTCTGAGTCCTATCCTTACCAGAGAAGTAAAGTAGAATGCCTCTAGGGCGGGTGAATGAAGTCAAAAGTGGAAACTTGACGGATAGCAGCCTGGTGTTGCAGCCACCGCCTCCTTCGGCTCCGCCTGCTCTTCCGGCTGCCTCCTTCCTCGGCCTATCCTGCCCCCCAGCGGACATCTGCGGAAGTGCAGAAGAGGAACCTGCTTTCCCCAAAGGGTGCCTCAGAAGATCTGTGGGTAGCTACAGCTTCAGTTGAGGTTTGAGGTGGGATGGCATCCAATCACACCTCGCACCCCTCCTCCAGAACACACCGAAGCACCTCTTACGTGACCATTAATCCTATACTGCCTTATAGATGAGCATACTAGCAATGAAGGttttaaaagaatcttaaaaacaaaatccaccaAAGGGCCGTCAGAACTAATCAGAGCAGAGTCAACAGGAAACaataagaaatatttcttttaaaaaaattttagggctggtgagatggctcagtgggtaagagcacccgactgctcttccgaaggtccaaagttcaaatcccagcaaccacatggtggctcacaaccacccgtaatgagatctgatgccctcttctggcgtgtctgaagacagctacagtgtataaataaataaaataaataaataaatctaaaaaataaaaaaaatttaatgagtacgaatgttttgcctgcatgtatgtatgtatgtatgtatgtatgttcaccacGAGTGTGTAGTGCCCttagagactagaagagggcatcaaaacCCTGGAAATGGAGCTACAGGTGACTGTGGTGTCTGAAGATTAAGGAGAACGTCATCTCTATACTGATTTTAATTCCAAAGATGCGACCTCAGTGAGGTAGAATGGGCAGCCACAAGCCAGGAGCCACGTGAATAATTTGTTACTTAGCTgcgttgtttattttatttttctaaagatttctttttacttaGTAATATGTGTACAAGGAATTTGTACACTTGGCTGCaagtgcccactgaggccagaagaaggcgttggatcccctggagataAATGGAGTTCCTGGACTATGTGAACTACCTGGTCGAGGAGCTGGGAACCCAACACtgctcttctgcaagagcaagcgCTCTTAACTAATGAGCTGCCTCTCTAGCTCTTGAGAAATatttctagccaggcagtggtggcaaaagcctttagtcctagcacttggaagacaggcagagacacTCAGATCTCTGAGTAccaagccagtctggtctacaggaattcaggacatccagggcttcacagagaaacccagtcttgaaaaacacagagagaggagacatcaaatattcaaaaagagaaatcagaaagCAATGCcctttacaacacacacacagttctaaggactcacacacacacacacacacacacacacacagttctaaggactcacacacacacacacacacacacagttctaaggactcacacacacacacacacacacacacacacacacacacacagttctaagGACTCAGAGACGGAAACCCTGTACCTGGAAATTcaagtttatttt
Above is a genomic segment from Mus caroli chromosome 11, CAROLI_EIJ_v1.1, whole genome shotgun sequence containing:
- the Sp6 gene encoding transcription factor Sp6 produces the protein MLTAVCGSLGSQHTDAPHASPPRLDLQPLQTYQGHTSPEAGDYPSPLQPGELQSLPLGPEVDFSQGYELPGASSRVTCEDLESDSPLAPGPFSKLLQPDMSHHYESWFRPTHPGTEDGSWWDLHPGTSWMDLPHTQGALTSPSHPGALQPALGGYVGDHQLCAPPPHPHPHHLLPAAGGQHLLGPPDGAKALEAAAPESQGLDSSLDAAARPKGSRRSVPRSSGQTVCRCPNCLEAERLGAPCGPDGGKKKHLHNCHIPGCGKAYAKTSHLKAHLRWHSGDRPFVCNWLFCGKRFTRSDELQRHLQTHTGTKKFPCAVCSRVFMRSDHLAKHMKTHEGAKEEAAAAAQGEGKAGGVVEPPGGKGKREAEGSSASSN